GACAGACGAGACAAGCTTTAACACCGGAGCAAATAAACCAGGCATGCTATGTTGACATAAAGGCTAACAAAGATGTCTTTGAGAATCTTAGGAAAAACCCAAAAGTGAATTATGACGGCCTACGATTCTCTTACAAGGTTACTTTTATTCACGCACCTACATGATATATCTGTACTACTGTAGTTCTTAACATTCATTTATGCGGATGATCCTTTAGAAAATAACATGTTCCTCTTCTTTTGTTGTTTGCTTTTGGTCTGTAGTCAAAGTATGGTCTTAAGGACAAAACAGAACTTCTTCAACTGATACGCAAGTATCCTGAGGGCCTTGCGGTTATTGACTTAAAAGATGCTTACCCCACTGTGATGGAAGACTTGCAGGTAAAATGACTTTTATTAGATCCCCCCATTGAGCATTTCTTGGTATTGATTTTCCGGGACACTGGTTGTTTTTTCCTAGACTAGATATATGtaataatttcttttacatTTGACTCATGTCTACATAATGTATTTTGGAGAAACATGAATGCACGTTGGTCCGTTTGTAAATTTATTTTGCCACTTTCTCCTAACAATTATACTATAGCATTTAGGTTAGTACCGAGGCAatgaaaccatttttttaatcagTCATTAGAAAACCTTGCTGTCAAAGGTGCCGCTAGCTTGAGTGCAGTTCAATCTTTCCTGATACACATATTGGGTTTGGACTTTGGAGCTGTGTTAACGGGCAGAATTTCAGGTGTTCTTACTGCAGGAGTTCAATTTGAAGGCCATCCTGCCTAGTAGTATAAAAAAACACGTTGAAATTTTCCTCCTTGCATTTCTCTGCATCTGTTTTGTCTttccttttgtatttttttccaAGATCATTGACCTTGCTTATTTTCTTATTGAGGTTTATGCTGACATATCAATGGATATCTTGTTTGCTTTTtaacaaaatatgtaaataagGATAGAACCATTTGATGAAGTGGAATTAAAATGACTTCAATTAGATGACTTGTAGTGCTAGTTAATGTTTTTGCACAAATTGCAGAGTCAAAATGttgaaaataaatgtttttatcaTGGAATAGGACCTTATAGACCTTTCGGTTTGTAGGCTTTGAAAGCTGCAGGGCAGATTTGGCTGCTGTCCAACTTTGATTCACAGGAAGACATTGCCTACCCTAACGACCCCAAATTGCACATTAAGGTTGATGATGATCTAAAACAGCTTTTCCGGGGTATTGAATTGCCTCGTGATATGATTGATATAGAGAAGGATCTTCAAAAGAATGGAATGAAGCCCGCCACCAACACTGCAAAGAGGAGGAGTGCAGCACAAATTCAAGGCATTTCTT
The sequence above is a segment of the Phaseolus vulgaris cultivar G19833 chromosome 2, P. vulgaris v2.0, whole genome shotgun sequence genome. Coding sequences within it:
- the LOC137812612 gene encoding uncharacterized protein, whose protein sequence is MALQERLDKFKKQQEKCQTTLSSIAASKAAASQKSAAHGSANGRNAPPAVKFSNDTERLQHINSIRKAPVGAQMKRVIDLLLETRQALTPEQINQACYVDIKANKDVFENLRKNPKVNYDGLRFSYKSKYGLKDKTELLQLIRKYPEGLAVIDLKDAYPTVMEDLQALKAAGQIWLLSNFDSQEDIAYPNDPKLHIKVDDDLKQLFRGIELPRDMIDIEKDLQKNGMKPATNTAKRRSAAQIQGISSKPKPKKKKSEINKRTKLTNAHLPELFQNLNNS